The Paraburkholderia sp. SOS3 genome includes a region encoding these proteins:
- a CDS encoding nuclear transport factor 2 family protein — MNDLQTPCAGSARRADSVDAILSRRSSTESYEERCQYALDLVCVYLQEESAQRLEQCLRLCAFDAVWEAPLRNVSYDGLAAIGANYQKFFRNVRDLRFALVEQFATPERVFVDSCVSFTMIGDAFDKGPLPVGAHARVRRLNTFHIADGLIRRVTGYEIWEQDAA, encoded by the coding sequence ATGAACGATCTGCAGACGCCTTGCGCCGGCAGTGCGAGACGTGCCGACAGCGTGGATGCGATTCTGTCGCGCCGTTCGTCGACCGAAAGTTATGAAGAGCGATGCCAGTACGCACTGGACCTGGTCTGTGTGTATTTGCAGGAGGAGAGTGCGCAACGGCTCGAGCAGTGCCTGCGCCTTTGCGCATTCGATGCGGTGTGGGAAGCGCCGTTGCGCAACGTCAGCTACGACGGGCTGGCCGCAATCGGCGCGAACTATCAGAAGTTCTTTCGCAACGTGCGCGATCTGCGCTTCGCGCTAGTCGAGCAGTTTGCGACGCCCGAGCGCGTATTCGTCGATTCGTGCGTGAGCTTCACGATGATCGGAGATGCCTTCGACAAAGGTCCGCTGCCGGTCGGCGCGCACGCGCGCGTGCGGCGTCTCAACACCTTTCATATCGCAGACGGGTTGATTCGCCGCGTAACCGGTTACGAGATCTGGGAACAGGATGCCGCGTGA
- a CDS encoding J domain-containing protein, which translates to MATLYTKLGVAEDASAAEIKRAYRKAAMKWHPDRNAGNEEAARATFLDIKDAYEILSDPDKRKVYDSVYATEMHRWQTQQQRRDEQQRQHREHQHRQHAQQQQQRDREKSERARRERAEQIAAEAKYQERVSFAMRFAEQGHNRDVLFGVLLGRDCPPEIAARIADSVSALQQARVGAARAAAATRKRRPAPRAYSAATSTAPRAAGSKADAHGKKPSGFLDSLWHSFFGVRS; encoded by the coding sequence ATGGCAACCCTATACACGAAGCTTGGCGTAGCGGAAGACGCGAGCGCCGCCGAAATCAAACGCGCCTATCGCAAGGCCGCGATGAAGTGGCATCCGGACCGCAATGCCGGCAACGAAGAAGCCGCGCGCGCAACCTTCCTCGACATCAAGGATGCGTACGAGATTCTCTCCGATCCGGACAAGCGCAAGGTCTACGACTCGGTCTACGCCACCGAGATGCACCGCTGGCAAACGCAGCAGCAACGCCGTGATGAACAGCAGCGGCAACATCGCGAGCATCAGCATCGGCAGCACGCTCAACAGCAGCAGCAACGCGACCGTGAGAAGTCCGAACGGGCGCGGCGCGAGCGCGCCGAGCAGATCGCGGCCGAAGCGAAGTATCAGGAGCGCGTAAGCTTTGCGATGCGCTTTGCCGAGCAGGGCCATAACCGCGACGTGCTGTTCGGCGTGCTGCTCGGCCGCGACTGTCCGCCCGAGATCGCGGCGCGCATTGCCGATAGCGTCTCGGCGTTGCAGCAGGCGCGGGTCGGCGCGGCGCGCGCCGCTGCCGCCACGCGCAAGCGAAGACCCGCACCACGCGCGTACAGTGCGGCCACGAGCACCGCGCCGCGCGCGGCAGGCAGCAAGGCGGATGCGCACGGCAAAAAGCCGTCAGGCTTCCTCGATTCGTTGTGGCATAGCTTTTTTGGCGTGCGCTCGTAG
- a CDS encoding trifunctional serine/threonine-protein kinase/ATP-binding protein/sensor histidine kinase, translated as MRPDGSRESVLTVRPVAEQPTPAALSRLEHEFALAEKLAGAPIARPLELLREQGRLVLVLEDDGGEPIAREPVPMDLHRFLRTAIDVARALGRLHAAGVVHKDITPFNILINRSSGAVRLTGLGIATFLARERQTPCPPESIAGTLAFMAPEQTGRMNRSVDSRSDLYSFGVTLYQLLTGVLPFSAHDPMDWVHSHIARKAVPPNQRVPAVPAVLSDIVMKLLAKAAEDRYQTAAALEHDLDACLHRLEARGHIDARIESHIEPLIEPLIEPLIEPLIEPFPLAEHDTPDRLLIPEKLYGRAREVETLLAAFDRVMAGGRPELVLVTGYSGIGKSAVVGELQKVLVPPRGLFAAGKFDQYKRDIPYGTIAQAFQGLLRPFLGKRDAELEDLRERLRDALGPSGSLIVNLVPELKLLIGEPPPIADLPLQDAQRRFQLVLKRFIGVFARAGHPLVLFLDDLQWLDSGTLDVLESLLVDPDLRHLLLIGAYRDNEVDRNHPLMRKLDAIRRRHGAVGQIALRPLSIGDLRTLVADALRCAPDRAEPLARIVHEKTGGNPFFALQFLTALTSERLLAFDHASAIWVWDVERIRAKGYTDNVVDLMVMKLARLSEATRTALQRLAAIGHQTDAGTLALVFEKPEAQVHADLWEAIREEFVLYQERVYRFVHDRVQEAAYSLIPHAQRAETHLRIGRLLAARTPPAKLEDAVFEIVNQLNRGVALIDAQAELDRLAELNLMAGRRAQASAAYASALDYLKAGMEALADDCWQTQHALALSLELHRAECEFLSGDPGGAQARLIKLFPLAHGIAEHARLACLAIDLYVTLDRSDEAVAVGLDYLRRIGIDWLPHPSDAEARSEYARVAPQLGERTIESLIDLPSMTDPNSLATIGVLNNLTPAAIFSDANLFSMAVCRAVNLSLEYGNCGTSPAVYVDFGMTAGPHFGDYHAGFRFARLGYELVEQRGLNQSQAKVYMNFGSLVTPWAQHVRTGRDLIRRAFDIAVKTGDLTFAGYSCNNLNTNLLVAGDPLDEVQRETERGLAFAQKTHFGLVVDIIAAQRALTRTLRGSTLKFGLLDDGYLSEAQFESRLSSDPSLAIAECWYWIRKMQARYFAGDFAAAVDASVKARALLWTSPSFLETAEYHFYSALAHAALCDAASPGRQVAGVKDAGAGDAEARDDYVAAITAHHRQLEIWAANCPQNFSNRAALVAAELARIEGRVADAEQFYELAIRSSREHAFMHNEAVAYETASRFYAVRGLVEFAHLYLKNARYAYLRWGANGKVRQLDDFHPHLATPEPRPRAAGTIETPVEHLDLATVIKVSQAVSSEIVPDNLIHTIMQSAIAHAGAERGLLIVPTEAAPCIVAQASTSGDALSVNLGKQALSPALLPESVVHYAMRSKECVILDDASTQHDFSGDPYIARAGARASVPASVRSIACMPLVNQGKLVAVLYIENNLAPHVFTASRIAVLKLLASQAAISLENARLYRELAEREARIRRLVDANIVGVFIWDFEGRIHEANDAFLRLLGYDRTDLASGRLHWTSLTPASGRGRDARAVADIKAHGSVPPYEKEFLRADGSRVAVLVGAATFGEARDQGVAFIVDLTERKRAEFDARESERRYREMEVELAHANRVATMGQLTASITHEIRQPIAASMTNAHAALRWLGARTPDLNEVQQALERIVSDGTRANDVIGRIRALVKKAPARTERVAINEAIREVIALTRGEAVKHHVAVEARLTDALPPIVGDRVQLQQVMLNLMINAIEAMSGVSDGPRELLITTSADHAQTTRVAVSDTGPGIDADAIDQLFEPFYTTKAGGMGMGLSICRSIIEAHGGTLSVEANSTRGATFEFVLPGADENATPQNGGYLAEP; from the coding sequence ATGAGACCCGATGGCAGCCGCGAGTCGGTGTTGACCGTGCGCCCGGTCGCGGAGCAGCCCACGCCCGCAGCGTTGAGCCGCCTCGAGCACGAATTCGCGCTAGCGGAAAAACTTGCCGGTGCGCCGATCGCTCGGCCGCTGGAATTATTGCGTGAACAGGGCCGCCTCGTCCTCGTGCTCGAAGACGACGGCGGCGAGCCGATCGCGCGCGAACCGGTGCCGATGGACTTGCACCGTTTTCTGCGGACTGCGATCGATGTCGCCCGGGCGCTCGGCAGGCTGCATGCGGCGGGCGTCGTCCATAAGGACATCACGCCGTTCAATATCCTGATCAATCGGTCGAGCGGCGCCGTGCGATTGACGGGCCTCGGCATCGCCACGTTTCTCGCGCGCGAACGCCAGACGCCGTGTCCGCCCGAATCGATTGCCGGCACGCTCGCTTTCATGGCGCCGGAACAGACAGGCCGGATGAACCGCTCGGTCGATTCGCGTAGCGATCTCTATTCGTTCGGCGTCACGTTGTACCAGTTGCTCACGGGCGTGCTGCCATTCTCCGCGCACGACCCGATGGACTGGGTGCACAGCCATATCGCACGCAAGGCGGTCCCGCCGAACCAGCGCGTGCCGGCCGTACCGGCCGTGCTATCCGACATCGTGATGAAGCTGCTCGCGAAGGCCGCCGAAGACCGCTACCAGACCGCGGCCGCGCTCGAGCACGACCTCGATGCGTGCCTGCATCGTCTGGAGGCGCGCGGCCATATCGATGCCCGCATCGAGTCCCACATCGAGCCGCTTATCGAGCCGCTTATCGAACCGCTTATCGAACCGCTTATCGAACCCTTCCCGCTTGCCGAGCACGACACGCCCGACCGCCTGCTGATCCCGGAAAAACTGTATGGCCGGGCACGCGAGGTCGAGACGCTGCTCGCCGCCTTCGATCGGGTCATGGCCGGCGGCCGGCCCGAGCTGGTTCTGGTAACGGGCTATTCGGGCATCGGCAAATCGGCGGTGGTGGGCGAACTGCAGAAGGTGCTCGTGCCGCCGCGCGGCCTGTTTGCGGCCGGTAAGTTTGACCAGTACAAGCGCGACATTCCGTACGGGACGATTGCCCAGGCGTTTCAGGGGTTGCTCAGGCCATTTCTCGGCAAGCGCGACGCCGAACTCGAAGACTTGCGCGAGCGGCTGCGCGACGCGCTGGGCCCGAGCGGCTCGCTGATCGTCAATCTCGTGCCCGAACTCAAGCTGCTCATCGGCGAGCCGCCGCCGATCGCCGACTTGCCGTTGCAGGACGCGCAGCGCCGCTTCCAGCTCGTGCTCAAGCGTTTCATCGGGGTCTTTGCGCGTGCCGGGCATCCGCTCGTGCTGTTTCTCGACGATCTGCAATGGCTCGACTCGGGAACGCTCGATGTGCTCGAAAGCCTGCTCGTCGATCCCGATCTGCGCCATCTGCTGCTGATCGGCGCTTACCGCGACAACGAGGTCGATCGCAACCATCCGCTGATGCGCAAGCTCGACGCGATTCGCCGCCGGCATGGGGCGGTCGGCCAGATCGCGCTGCGGCCGCTGTCGATCGGCGATCTGCGAACACTCGTTGCCGATGCGTTACGTTGTGCGCCGGACCGCGCGGAACCGCTCGCCCGTATCGTGCACGAGAAGACCGGCGGCAATCCGTTTTTCGCGCTGCAGTTTCTGACCGCGCTCACGAGCGAACGATTGCTCGCTTTCGACCATGCCTCGGCGATATGGGTATGGGATGTCGAGCGCATTCGCGCGAAGGGCTACACCGATAACGTCGTCGATCTGATGGTCATGAAACTCGCGCGGCTATCCGAAGCGACGCGCACGGCCTTGCAGCGCCTTGCCGCAATCGGGCATCAGACCGACGCCGGCACGCTTGCGCTCGTGTTCGAGAAACCCGAAGCGCAGGTCCATGCGGACCTGTGGGAAGCGATCCGCGAGGAATTCGTGCTTTATCAGGAACGCGTATACCGCTTCGTGCACGACCGCGTGCAGGAAGCGGCCTACTCGCTGATTCCGCACGCGCAGCGCGCGGAAACACACTTGCGCATCGGCCGGCTGCTGGCCGCGCGCACGCCGCCCGCGAAGCTCGAGGACGCGGTTTTCGAAATCGTCAACCAGCTCAACCGCGGTGTCGCGCTGATCGACGCGCAGGCCGAACTCGATCGCCTCGCCGAACTGAATCTGATGGCGGGCAGGCGCGCTCAGGCCTCGGCTGCCTACGCATCGGCGCTCGATTATCTGAAAGCGGGCATGGAAGCGCTTGCCGACGATTGCTGGCAGACGCAGCACGCGCTCGCGTTATCGCTCGAACTGCACCGCGCCGAATGCGAGTTCCTGAGCGGCGATCCGGGCGGCGCGCAAGCGCGGCTGATCAAGCTCTTTCCCCTCGCGCACGGCATCGCCGAGCATGCGAGACTCGCCTGCCTCGCGATCGACCTCTATGTCACGCTCGACCGCTCCGATGAGGCGGTCGCCGTCGGTCTCGACTATTTGCGGCGTATCGGCATCGACTGGTTGCCGCATCCGTCGGACGCAGAAGCGCGCAGCGAATATGCGCGCGTCGCGCCGCAGCTCGGCGAACGCACGATCGAGTCGCTGATCGATCTGCCGTCGATGACCGATCCGAATTCGCTTGCGACCATCGGCGTGCTCAATAACCTGACGCCGGCCGCCATCTTCAGCGACGCGAATCTGTTTTCGATGGCCGTATGCCGTGCCGTGAACCTGTCGCTCGAATATGGCAACTGTGGAACGTCGCCGGCCGTTTATGTGGACTTCGGCATGACGGCCGGGCCGCATTTCGGCGACTATCACGCAGGCTTCCGGTTTGCGCGTCTCGGTTACGAACTCGTCGAACAGCGCGGGTTGAACCAGTCGCAGGCGAAGGTCTACATGAATTTCGGGAGCCTCGTGACGCCGTGGGCCCAGCACGTGCGCACCGGACGAGATCTGATTCGCCGCGCGTTCGATATCGCGGTCAAAACCGGCGATCTTACTTTTGCCGGTTACAGCTGCAACAACCTCAATACGAACCTGCTGGTGGCCGGCGACCCGCTCGACGAAGTGCAACGCGAGACCGAACGCGGACTCGCGTTCGCCCAGAAGACCCATTTCGGGCTGGTGGTCGATATCATCGCCGCGCAGCGTGCGTTGACGCGCACGCTGCGCGGCTCGACGCTCAAATTCGGCTTGCTCGACGACGGGTATCTGAGCGAAGCGCAGTTCGAAAGCCGCCTGTCGAGCGATCCGTCGCTGGCGATCGCGGAGTGCTGGTACTGGATTCGCAAGATGCAGGCACGGTACTTCGCGGGCGACTTCGCGGCGGCCGTCGACGCATCGGTCAAGGCGCGTGCGTTGCTGTGGACTTCGCCGTCGTTCCTGGAAACGGCCGAATACCACTTCTATAGCGCGCTCGCACACGCAGCGCTGTGCGACGCCGCATCGCCCGGCAGGCAAGTCGCTGGTGTCAAGGATGCCGGCGCCGGGGATGCTGAAGCCCGGGACGATTACGTGGCTGCAATCACCGCGCACCATCGGCAGCTCGAAATCTGGGCGGCGAACTGCCCGCAGAATTTCAGCAACCGCGCGGCGCTGGTCGCCGCCGAACTCGCACGGATTGAAGGCCGGGTCGCGGATGCCGAACAGTTCTACGAACTCGCGATCCGTTCGTCGCGCGAACACGCGTTCATGCATAACGAGGCCGTCGCCTACGAAACGGCGTCGCGTTTCTATGCGGTGCGCGGGCTCGTGGAATTTGCGCATCTGTACCTGAAGAACGCGCGCTACGCGTATCTGCGCTGGGGCGCGAATGGAAAAGTGCGGCAACTCGACGATTTCCATCCTCACCTCGCCACGCCGGAGCCACGCCCGCGCGCAGCCGGCACGATCGAGACGCCGGTCGAGCATCTCGATCTCGCCACCGTGATCAAGGTTTCGCAGGCCGTATCGAGCGAGATCGTGCCCGACAATCTGATTCATACGATCATGCAAAGCGCGATTGCGCATGCGGGCGCCGAGCGCGGCCTGCTGATCGTGCCAACCGAGGCCGCGCCATGCATCGTGGCGCAGGCGTCGACAAGCGGCGACGCGCTCAGCGTCAATCTCGGGAAGCAGGCGTTGAGCCCGGCTCTGCTGCCGGAATCGGTGGTCCACTATGCGATGCGCTCGAAAGAATGCGTGATACTCGACGACGCCTCGACGCAGCACGACTTTTCGGGCGATCCGTATATCGCGCGCGCAGGTGCGCGCGCCTCTGTCCCCGCATCGGTCCGCTCGATTGCCTGCATGCCGCTCGTCAACCAGGGCAAGCTCGTCGCGGTGCTGTATATCGAGAACAATCTCGCGCCCCATGTATTCACGGCGAGCCGCATCGCGGTGCTGAAACTGCTCGCTTCGCAGGCCGCGATCTCGCTGGAGAACGCGCGCCTCTATCGCGAACTCGCCGAGCGCGAAGCGCGCATCCGGCGCCTTGTGGACGCGAATATCGTCGGCGTGTTTATCTGGGATTTCGAAGGGCGCATTCACGAAGCAAACGACGCGTTTCTGCGTCTGCTCGGTTACGATCGCACGGACCTCGCGTCGGGACGCCTGCACTGGACCAGTCTCACGCCCGCAAGCGGGCGCGGGCGCGATGCGCGCGCGGTCGCCGACATCAAGGCGCACGGCTCCGTGCCGCCGTACGAAAAGGAATTCCTGCGCGCGGACGGCAGCCGCGTCGCCGTGCTGGTGGGCGCGGCGACCTTCGGCGAGGCGCGCGATCAGGGCGTTGCGTTTATCGTCGATCTGACCGAGCGCAAGCGCGCCGAATTCGACGCACGCGAAAGCGAGCGGCGTTACCGCGAGATGGAAGTCGAACTGGCCCACGCGAACCGCGTCGCGACGATGGGTCAGCTGACCGCTTCGATCACGCATGAAATCAGGCAGCCGATCGCGGCGTCCATGACGAATGCGCACGCTGCGCTGCGCTGGCTCGGCGCGCGCACGCCCGATCTGAACGAGGTCCAGCAGGCGCTCGAACGTATTGTCAGCGACGGCACGCGCGCCAACGACGTGATCGGGCGCATTCGCGCGCTCGTGAAGAAAGCGCCCGCGCGCACGGAGCGCGTGGCGATCAACGAAGCGATTCGCGAGGTGATTGCGCTGACGCGCGGCGAAGCGGTCAAACATCATGTGGCAGTCGAAGCGCGCCTGACCGATGCGCTGCCGCCGATCGTCGGCGACCGCGTGCAGTTGCAGCAGGTGATGCTGAACCTGATGATCAATGCAATCGAAGCGATGAGCGGCGTGAGCGACGGCCCGCGCGAGTTGCTGATCACGACGTCGGCCGATCACGCACAGACCACGCGCGTCGCGGTGTCCGATACGGGGCCGGGCATCGACGCCGACGCGATCGACCAGCTCTTCGAACCGTTCTATACGACGAAGGCGGGTGGCATGGGCATGGGCCTGTCGATTTGCCGTTCGATCATCGAAGCGCACGGCGGGACCTTGAGCGTCGAGGCGAATTCGACGCGCGGCGCGACGTTCGAGTTCGTGCTGCCCGGCGCGGATGAAAATGCGACGCCTCAAAACGGCGGCTATCTGGCCGAGCCGTGA
- a CDS encoding cation diffusion facilitator family transporter, whose product MADQTSHASQDGATRIIIASTALNAVLATVQATAGFSAHSSGLIADALHATTDIGVDLILLAACWFSHRRKPTRPRKLSGFVQNAVPAVVGAMLVIAGIEIALHAQGRPPLAGPATIVASGIAAFSVVSRGLLYRALSLRARRLASPVLSAAAWHVGADALSSLVATAGIATAPLGFAGLDAIAAALIGLVIACGGVRLIVPPVTGLLRPLSKTVAIGVAAKKSG is encoded by the coding sequence ATGGCCGATCAGACGAGCCACGCGTCGCAGGACGGAGCAACACGGATCATTATCGCGAGTACGGCATTGAACGCGGTATTGGCGACCGTGCAGGCAACCGCTGGTTTCTCCGCGCATTCGTCCGGTCTGATCGCCGACGCATTGCACGCGACGACGGACATCGGCGTGGATCTGATCCTGCTTGCCGCGTGCTGGTTCTCACACCGCCGCAAGCCGACGCGCCCGCGCAAGCTTTCCGGATTCGTGCAGAATGCGGTGCCCGCCGTGGTCGGCGCGATGCTGGTGATCGCGGGCATCGAAATCGCGCTTCATGCGCAAGGCCGGCCGCCGCTCGCCGGGCCTGCCACGATCGTCGCATCGGGCATCGCCGCGTTTTCCGTCGTGAGCCGCGGCCTGTTGTATCGCGCACTCTCGCTGAGGGCGCGGCGCCTCGCTTCGCCCGTGCTGTCGGCGGCGGCGTGGCATGTCGGGGCCGACGCGCTGTCGTCGCTCGTGGCCACCGCCGGCATTGCCACCGCGCCGCTGGGCTTCGCGGGTCTCGACGCGATCGCGGCCGCGCTGATCGGCCTCGTGATCGCATGCGGCGGCGTGCGGCTGATCGTGCCGCCGGTTACCGGTTTGCTGCGCCCTCTATCGAAAACCGTCGCGATCGGCGTGGCGGCGAAGAAGAGCGGCTAA
- a CDS encoding cholesterol oxidase substrate-binding domain-containing protein, with amino-acid sequence MAHYQQNTSVAPRRSFIADIARLAAAGVVSGWTPIYQIAAHAEGAGTTPPGFPAGIALYRQAFQNWSGEIAAANVWTAAPATPEDVVTIVNWARVSGYRVRPRGHMHNWSPLTLEAGGAAQVVLLDMTKSLTKVWVDASSRPARVTAQTGVSLETLLAKLEAHGLGVTACPAPGDITLGGALAIGAHGTAIPAARETLLPGHTYGSLSNLILSLTAVVFDAGKQQYVLRTFVRNDPEIGAFLVHVGRALIVEATLEAGANQRLRCRSFVDIPASELFASGGSRGRTVASFLDQSGRVEAIWFPFTTCPWLKVWTVQPVKPLFSRTVNQPFNYPFSDSIPQPLSELVKRIVTRGECSLTPLFGQTQMSIVTAGLALTFASDIWGWSRNVLQYIRPSTLRVTANGYAVLARRGDVQRVIAEFVQFYQNRVDVYRARGEYPMNGPVEIRVTGLDQPADAGSGTSMPLLSPLRPRGDRPDWNIAVYFDILTMPGTPAANRFYREIEQWMMSNYAGAYATVRPEWSKGWAYAEGAAWQDMGLIGSAFPASFSEGQPAGGKWDDARAVLNRYDPQRIFSSPLLERLLP; translated from the coding sequence ATGGCCCACTATCAACAGAACACGTCCGTTGCGCCTCGTCGCAGCTTTATCGCCGACATCGCCCGGCTGGCCGCGGCCGGCGTCGTGAGCGGCTGGACGCCCATCTATCAGATCGCCGCGCATGCAGAGGGCGCGGGTACGACGCCGCCTGGCTTTCCCGCGGGCATCGCGTTGTACCGTCAGGCATTTCAGAACTGGAGCGGCGAGATCGCGGCCGCGAATGTCTGGACCGCGGCGCCCGCGACGCCCGAGGACGTCGTCACGATCGTCAACTGGGCGCGCGTCAGCGGCTACCGCGTACGCCCGCGCGGCCATATGCACAACTGGTCGCCGCTGACGCTCGAAGCAGGCGGCGCCGCGCAAGTCGTGCTGCTCGACATGACGAAGTCGCTGACGAAGGTATGGGTCGACGCCTCGTCGCGGCCCGCGCGCGTCACCGCGCAAACCGGCGTATCGCTCGAAACGCTGCTCGCGAAGCTCGAGGCTCATGGCCTCGGTGTGACGGCGTGTCCGGCGCCCGGCGACATCACGCTGGGCGGCGCGCTCGCAATCGGCGCGCACGGCACGGCGATTCCGGCCGCGCGCGAAACGCTGCTGCCCGGCCATACGTACGGCTCGCTCAGCAACCTGATTCTCTCGCTGACCGCCGTCGTGTTCGACGCCGGCAAGCAGCAATACGTGCTCCGGACGTTTGTGCGCAACGATCCGGAAATCGGCGCGTTTCTCGTCCATGTCGGCCGCGCATTGATCGTCGAAGCAACGCTCGAAGCCGGCGCAAACCAGCGGCTGCGTTGCCGCAGCTTCGTCGATATTCCCGCGTCTGAACTGTTTGCGTCAGGCGGCTCGCGCGGCCGCACGGTCGCGTCGTTTCTCGATCAGTCGGGCCGCGTGGAAGCGATCTGGTTTCCGTTCACCACTTGCCCGTGGCTCAAGGTCTGGACCGTGCAACCGGTAAAACCGCTTTTCTCGCGTACCGTGAACCAGCCGTTCAACTACCCGTTCTCCGATTCGATTCCGCAGCCGCTATCGGAGCTCGTGAAGCGCATCGTCACACGCGGCGAATGCAGTCTGACGCCGCTTTTCGGGCAAACCCAGATGTCGATCGTCACTGCGGGCCTTGCGCTGACCTTCGCCTCCGATATCTGGGGCTGGTCGCGCAACGTGCTGCAGTACATCCGGCCGTCGACCTTGCGGGTAACCGCGAACGGCTACGCGGTGCTGGCGCGGCGCGGCGACGTGCAGCGTGTGATCGCAGAATTCGTGCAGTTCTATCAGAACCGCGTCGACGTCTATCGCGCACGCGGCGAGTATCCGATGAACGGGCCTGTCGAGATCCGCGTGACGGGCCTCGACCAGCCGGCCGATGCGGGCAGCGGCACATCCATGCCACTGCTCTCGCCGCTTCGGCCTCGGGGCGACCGTCCGGACTGGAACATTGCGGTCTACTTCGACATCCTGACGATGCCGGGCACGCCCGCCGCGAATCGCTTCTACCGCGAGATCGAGCAATGGATGATGTCGAACTACGCGGGCGCTTATGCGACGGTGCGGCCCGAGTGGTCGAAGGGCTGGGCGTATGCCGAAGGCGCTGCGTGGCAAGACATGGGGCTGATCGGTTCGGCGTTTCCCGCTTCGTTCAGCGAAGGACAGCCGGCCGGCGGCAAGTGGGATGACGCACGCGCGGTGCTGAACCGGTACGACCCCCAGCGGATCTTTTCTTCGCCTCTGCTCGAACGGCTGTTGCCGTGA
- a CDS encoding cytochrome b, with protein MHLTETAAATRSAAVSTSWSRLAIFFHWATALAVAIGLLAIEIRGPKGTGSRVFWTGIHMWAGTLVLCLSALRVLWMLWHGTPRELPASRVQRFVARLVHLALYLLVFAQPLLGIAMVNTSGSAVQLAGTGLRIRLFAKDPVAHQFLHDAHFLIGNAAFWLIGLHALAAIVHHTVFRDATLTRMLKVAKDT; from the coding sequence ATGCATCTAACCGAAACCGCTGCCGCTACACGCTCCGCCGCCGTCTCCACATCGTGGTCGCGGCTCGCGATCTTCTTTCATTGGGCTACCGCGCTCGCCGTTGCAATCGGCCTGCTTGCGATCGAAATACGCGGGCCTAAAGGTACGGGCAGCCGTGTGTTCTGGACCGGCATCCACATGTGGGCAGGCACGCTCGTGCTGTGCCTGTCGGCGCTGCGCGTGTTGTGGATGCTATGGCATGGCACGCCACGCGAGTTGCCGGCGAGCCGCGTGCAGCGCTTTGTCGCGCGGCTCGTGCATCTTGCGCTTTACCTGCTTGTATTCGCGCAGCCGTTGTTGGGCATCGCGATGGTCAACACGAGCGGCAGCGCCGTTCAACTGGCCGGGACCGGCTTGCGCATTCGACTGTTCGCGAAAGATCCGGTTGCGCACCAGTTTCTACACGACGCGCACTTTCTGATCGGCAACGCCGCGTTCTGGCTGATCGGCCTGCACGCGCTTGCGGCGATCGTGCATCACACGGTGTTCAGGGACGCGACGCTTACCCGCATGCTGAAGGTTGCCAAAGACACCTGA
- a CDS encoding helix-turn-helix domain-containing protein, whose translation MNIEKNGIGADGQMPACCVQQNGANGQQRLDAPATRRVLVALEDHWRVPPQSQYVPDAGAMVDPGGMHGLIEAADAHGDLVIASRWTRHEVDGVEHTSRSGAAQHTVGIVLKPTAVHFRSGSLVFDGQLAAGAMQVTGPGESAEVVFRAASDAIHLFIPQRVLELHYEEAFGRPHAGELAIGASQFTRDTSLERLSRALAEIQYADATFASLYVDSICIAIVARLLERHFTRRTLPAVTRATPLPQWRLRRAFDFIDAHLAEPVRLGDIAASVGLTRMHFAAQFRCSTGYTPHTYLLRRRVEHAQRLLQRSEKTLLDVALDCGFRSQAHFTTVFRRMVGDTPNRWRIKARLD comes from the coding sequence ATGAACATCGAGAAGAACGGCATCGGCGCCGACGGGCAAATGCCCGCATGCTGCGTGCAGCAGAACGGCGCGAATGGGCAGCAGAGGCTCGACGCACCTGCGACGCGGCGCGTGCTGGTCGCACTGGAAGACCATTGGCGCGTGCCGCCGCAGTCTCAGTACGTGCCCGATGCGGGCGCAATGGTCGACCCCGGCGGCATGCATGGCCTCATCGAGGCCGCCGATGCGCATGGCGATCTCGTGATCGCGTCGCGCTGGACGCGGCACGAAGTCGACGGTGTCGAACACACGAGCCGAAGCGGCGCTGCTCAGCACACGGTCGGCATCGTGCTCAAACCGACCGCCGTGCATTTCCGCTCGGGCTCGCTCGTGTTCGACGGGCAGCTCGCGGCGGGGGCAATGCAGGTGACGGGTCCCGGCGAAAGCGCCGAGGTCGTTTTTCGGGCCGCCAGCGACGCGATTCATCTGTTCATTCCGCAACGGGTGCTCGAACTGCATTACGAAGAAGCGTTCGGCCGTCCGCATGCGGGCGAACTTGCGATTGGCGCGTCTCAGTTCACGCGCGATACGTCGCTCGAACGATTAAGCCGCGCGCTCGCGGAAATTCAGTATGCCGATGCGACGTTCGCATCGCTGTACGTCGACAGCATCTGCATTGCGATCGTCGCCCGTCTGCTCGAGCGGCACTTCACGCGGCGCACGCTGCCCGCGGTCACACGCGCGACGCCGCTGCCGCAATGGCGGCTGCGCCGCGCCTTCGACTTTATCGATGCACATCTCGCCGAGCCGGTGCGGCTTGGCGATATCGCGGCAAGCGTCGGCTTGACGCGCATGCATTTCGCCGCGCAATTCCGCTGCTCGACCGGCTATACGCCGCATACGTATCTGCTGAGAAGGCGCGTCGAACATGCGCAGCGCCTGCTGCAGCGCTCCGAGAAAACGTTGCTCGACGTGGCGCTCGATTGCGGGTTTCGCAGCCAGGCGCATTTCACGACCGTGTTCAGGCGGATGGTTGGCGATACGCCGAACCGGTGGCGCATCAAGGCGCGGCTCGATTGA